In Neokomagataea tanensis, one genomic interval encodes:
- the argJ gene encoding bifunctional glutamate N-acetyltransferase/amino-acid acetyltransferase ArgJ — protein sequence MATPLTVSPLARPLPDLATVEGVRLSAVAAGIRYAGRTDLMLAEFVPGTIAAGVYTKNLCPGAPIDWCRQALKTPTARALLVNAGNANVFTGRAGRQTVEDCAEALAAHLSCPKDEIFLASTGVIGEVLPPERIINALPAAQQGLSADHWEQAARAIMTTDTFPKAARRDITIDGTPVRIQGIAKGSGMVAPDMATMLAYVMTDASLPQDVLQTLLSRFSQKSFNAITVDSDTSTSDMLMAFATQQAQHSKITDADAPALSEFRTALQEVLQELALLVVRDGEGATKQIRIDVTGATSDISAHKVALSVANSPLVKTAIAGEDANWGRVVMAVGKSGEPADRDTLAVGVGGVWIAKEGSVVPNYDETPVVAHMKGQEIDITVDLGLGSGSATVWTCDLTHGYIDINGSYRS from the coding sequence ATGGCTACGCCTCTCACTGTCTCCCCGCTCGCCCGTCCTCTTCCGGACCTTGCAACAGTGGAGGGTGTGCGCCTCTCAGCCGTGGCAGCTGGCATTCGTTACGCCGGCCGTACAGACCTGATGCTCGCGGAGTTTGTTCCCGGAACAATCGCTGCGGGCGTGTACACCAAAAATCTCTGCCCTGGCGCACCAATTGACTGGTGCCGTCAGGCTTTGAAAACGCCGACTGCGCGTGCCTTATTGGTCAATGCGGGCAATGCAAACGTCTTTACAGGCCGCGCAGGCCGTCAAACGGTAGAAGACTGTGCTGAGGCTCTAGCCGCGCACCTGTCCTGCCCAAAAGATGAAATCTTTCTTGCTTCAACGGGCGTGATTGGCGAAGTCCTTCCGCCAGAGCGCATCATCAATGCCCTCCCCGCAGCGCAGCAAGGCCTCTCAGCTGATCACTGGGAACAAGCAGCCCGCGCTATCATGACCACGGATACGTTTCCCAAAGCCGCACGGCGCGACATTACGATTGATGGCACGCCCGTCCGTATCCAAGGCATTGCCAAGGGCTCCGGCATGGTAGCCCCAGACATGGCAACAATGCTTGCCTATGTCATGACAGATGCCAGCCTCCCACAGGACGTTTTACAGACGCTTCTCTCGCGCTTCAGCCAAAAAAGCTTCAATGCCATTACCGTGGACTCGGATACATCGACGTCCGACATGCTCATGGCCTTCGCTACACAGCAGGCACAGCACAGCAAAATCACGGATGCTGACGCTCCGGCCCTGTCCGAATTCCGCACAGCCCTGCAAGAGGTCCTTCAGGAACTCGCCCTCCTTGTTGTGCGTGACGGCGAAGGCGCGACAAAACAAATCCGCATTGATGTCACAGGCGCAACATCCGACATTTCGGCGCACAAAGTCGCTCTTAGCGTTGCCAATTCGCCTCTAGTAAAAACAGCTATCGCTGGAGAAGATGCGAACTGGGGCCGCGTCGTTATGGCTGTGGGCAAGAGCGGTGAACCAGCTGACCGTGACACATTGGCTGTCGGTGTCGGTGGTGTGTGGATCGCGAAAGAAGGTAGTGTCGTACCAAATTACGACGAGACCCCCGTAGTAGCCCACATGAAAGGGCAAGAAATCGACATCACGGTAGATCTCGGCCTCGGTTCAGGCTCAGCTACTGTCTGGACCTGTGATTTAACACATGGCTACATTGATATTAACGGCTCATACCGCAGCTAA
- a CDS encoding NAD(P)/FAD-dependent oxidoreductase produces MASQTHVVVLGGGVAGLEAASSLSKNKDLAVTLVDRSPVHYWKPALHEFAAGTMRHDGNCVPFTETATKNGFTFAQSVPTAIDRAAKTVTLENGTTLPYSKLVVALGSSANDFGIPGIVDHCRFLDSLNDADTLYAAFREAAQSARANGKKLTLGIVGGGATGVQLAAEFCKSLDKAVGFGPAVRRELLDAVLIETGPRILPAFPETVSTESAQELEKIGFSVRTGAMVVSADDTGFNLKSGEHIPCDLRIWAAGVRASNATSLLDGLERGRSGQLSVTPTLQTTQDPDVFAIGDCSRIDSAPLAPTAQVARQQGEYLGRALPQIVAGSTPPAFAYHDRGAVVALGNYNGWGMFDPQRGFGGGLLSGLFARIVHEGLYRQHQAGVTGLCKALSETLRERFAPARPDLGG; encoded by the coding sequence ATGGCTTCTCAAACGCATGTCGTTGTTCTCGGGGGCGGCGTCGCAGGCCTTGAGGCGGCATCTTCACTCAGCAAGAACAAAGACCTTGCTGTAACACTCGTGGACCGCAGCCCGGTTCACTACTGGAAACCTGCCCTCCACGAATTCGCGGCTGGCACCATGCGCCATGACGGGAACTGCGTTCCCTTCACCGAAACCGCAACGAAAAATGGTTTTACGTTTGCGCAGAGCGTTCCAACAGCAATCGACCGCGCAGCGAAAACCGTTACCCTCGAGAACGGCACAACTCTGCCCTACAGCAAGCTCGTGGTCGCACTCGGGTCGAGCGCCAATGACTTTGGCATCCCCGGCATCGTTGACCATTGTCGCTTTTTGGACAGCCTGAACGACGCTGACACACTCTACGCCGCATTTCGCGAGGCAGCACAGAGCGCCCGCGCAAACGGCAAGAAGCTAACCCTCGGTATCGTTGGTGGCGGTGCAACGGGCGTGCAGCTCGCAGCAGAATTTTGTAAATCTCTTGATAAAGCAGTCGGCTTCGGTCCGGCAGTTCGCCGTGAGCTGCTTGATGCCGTGCTGATCGAGACTGGTCCGCGCATCCTACCCGCCTTCCCGGAAACCGTCTCGACAGAGTCCGCTCAGGAACTCGAGAAAATTGGTTTCTCGGTCCGCACGGGCGCAATGGTGGTCAGCGCTGACGATACAGGATTTAACCTGAAGTCTGGTGAGCATATCCCCTGCGACCTTCGCATCTGGGCCGCAGGTGTCCGCGCGTCCAATGCAACCAGCCTCCTTGATGGCTTGGAGCGCGGCCGTTCAGGGCAACTCAGCGTCACGCCGACCCTGCAAACAACCCAAGACCCTGACGTGTTTGCTATCGGCGATTGCTCCCGTATCGATAGCGCCCCTCTTGCACCGACAGCACAAGTAGCAAGACAGCAGGGCGAATATCTTGGCCGCGCCCTGCCGCAAATTGTTGCTGGCTCAACGCCTCCAGCCTTCGCGTATCATGACCGCGGTGCGGTGGTTGCACTTGGAAACTACAACGGCTGGGGCATGTTCGACCCTCAGCGTGGCTTCGGTGGCGGACTTTTGAGTGGGCTTTTCGCCCGTATCGTGCATGAAGGTCTTTACCGCCAACATCAAGCTGGCGTGACAGGTCTTTGCAAGGCTCTAAGCGAAACATTGCGCGAGCGCTTTGCACCAGCACGCCCTGATCTAGGCGGCTAA
- a CDS encoding 2OG-Fe dioxygenase family protein produces MTTPDTHATLNGPFDPAVQNSLELKGFARVPHDVMRPALEQLGLKDWASFAESWNHLGLDRYMADAGRYRRRRYATFAVDQTTITPKQRQPHYQSRDHNILNGGIQRWFKAIEPRVAAHPAMHAAIRAIASLAYALTPAESRPHTWHAEVHQFRIEALPDEAGQPTPEGMHKDGVDWVLVLMINRSNVEQGTTTIHDNEQNLLGSFTLTNPLDAALVDDHRVFHGVTPVTPINPAQPAYRDVLVITLRHE; encoded by the coding sequence ATGACGACTCCTGACACGCATGCCACATTAAACGGCCCCTTTGATCCGGCCGTTCAAAACAGCCTAGAACTCAAGGGTTTCGCGCGTGTCCCACACGACGTCATGCGCCCTGCTCTGGAACAACTCGGTCTAAAAGACTGGGCCTCATTTGCCGAAAGCTGGAATCACCTCGGCTTAGACCGCTACATGGCGGATGCCGGGCGCTATCGCAGGCGCCGATACGCAACTTTTGCGGTCGACCAGACAACCATTACCCCCAAACAGCGCCAACCTCATTACCAAAGCCGCGACCATAATATTTTGAACGGTGGCATCCAACGCTGGTTTAAAGCCATTGAGCCGCGCGTCGCTGCTCACCCGGCGATGCATGCGGCCATTCGCGCCATTGCATCCCTTGCCTACGCGTTAACACCCGCCGAGAGTCGGCCCCACACATGGCACGCAGAAGTTCATCAGTTCCGAATCGAAGCGCTACCCGATGAAGCGGGCCAACCAACGCCCGAGGGTATGCACAAAGACGGTGTGGACTGGGTATTGGTGCTCATGATCAATCGTAGCAACGTAGAGCAAGGCACGACCACTATTCACGATAACGAGCAAAACCTTCTCGGCTCTTTCACCCTTACAAACCCACTTGATGCTGCGCTTGTTGATGACCACCGGGTGTTCCATGGCGTTACGCCCGTTACGCCAATCAATCCGGCGCAACCTGCCTACCGTGATGTTCTCGTGATCACATTACGGCACGAATAA
- the metZ gene encoding O-succinylhomoserine sulfhydrylase, whose amino-acid sequence MPSHDWKTATRLLHDAPNRTPYGETSEALFLTSGFVYDSAEQAAATFTGDVERFQYSRFGNPTVDTFQERLALLEGAEACIATSTGMGAVSSAILSHVKTGDRVVASRALFGSCYWIVTSLLPRYGIDIELVDGSDHDGWKKALSKPTAAVLIESPSNPMLDVLDIQFIADLTHEAGGLLMVDNVFASPLGQSPLKLGADVVLYSCTKHIDGQGRVLGGAVLGTKSWISETLQPFTRNTGNALSPFNAWVLLKGLETLQLRTEAMARNAAQVADALAELSGVKTVRYPGRADHPQASLAKKQMSNGGSLIAFEVENGQAGAFACLNAFSLIAISNNLGDARSLATHPATTTHMRVAAEERARLGITDGVIRLSVGLEDPTDLINDLRIGAAAAQKSS is encoded by the coding sequence ATGCCATCACATGACTGGAAAACCGCGACACGCCTCCTGCACGATGCCCCGAACCGTACACCATACGGCGAGACGTCTGAGGCACTTTTTCTAACATCCGGCTTCGTTTACGACAGCGCCGAGCAGGCAGCAGCCACCTTTACCGGCGACGTAGAGCGCTTCCAATACTCACGCTTCGGCAATCCTACGGTCGATACATTCCAAGAACGCCTCGCCTTACTTGAGGGAGCAGAGGCCTGCATTGCCACCTCAACAGGCATGGGCGCAGTATCATCCGCCATTCTTTCACATGTGAAAACAGGTGATCGCGTCGTTGCGTCACGCGCGCTCTTTGGTTCTTGCTACTGGATCGTAACGTCACTCCTGCCTCGCTACGGCATTGATATCGAACTCGTCGATGGCAGTGACCACGATGGCTGGAAGAAGGCTTTGTCTAAGCCTACAGCCGCTGTTCTTATTGAAAGCCCATCAAACCCAATGCTGGATGTGTTGGACATTCAATTCATTGCAGATTTGACGCATGAGGCAGGCGGCCTGCTCATGGTGGATAATGTGTTCGCCTCTCCTCTAGGCCAATCACCACTGAAGCTCGGCGCAGATGTAGTGCTATATTCCTGTACCAAACATATTGATGGTCAAGGGCGTGTCTTGGGCGGTGCTGTCCTTGGCACCAAAAGCTGGATCAGCGAGACGCTCCAACCTTTCACCCGCAACACGGGAAATGCTCTTTCTCCCTTCAATGCGTGGGTTTTACTTAAAGGCCTCGAAACCCTGCAACTACGCACGGAAGCAATGGCGCGCAATGCCGCGCAAGTCGCAGATGCCCTCGCCGAGCTTTCTGGCGTAAAAACGGTGCGCTACCCGGGGCGGGCGGATCATCCGCAAGCCTCTCTTGCCAAAAAACAAATGAGCAATGGTGGCTCTCTCATCGCCTTCGAGGTCGAAAACGGACAAGCTGGAGCATTTGCCTGCCTTAACGCGTTCTCCCTTATTGCCATTTCGAACAACCTCGGAGATGCGCGCAGCCTCGCGACACACCCGGCAACAACCACACATATGCGCGTTGCTGCGGAAGAGCGGGCACGGCTTGGGATCACCGACGGGGTTATTCGCCTTTCCGTCGGACTGGAAGACCCTACAGACCTGATCAATGATCTACGCATCGGTGCCGCTGCAGCACAAAAGAGTTCATAA
- the apaG gene encoding Co2+/Mg2+ efflux protein ApaG, with translation MENAPRFSETTQDVTVTVRIFWLDDQSQPEDHRYAWAYHISIESTRGDTVQLVSRSWEIVDALGRTEHVHGDGVVGEQPFISRTEPYIYTSGAMLTTPSGFMRGVYHMVEPSTGKRFDVNIPVFSLDSPHQYGLIH, from the coding sequence ATGGAAAATGCACCGCGTTTTTCCGAAACAACACAAGACGTTACCGTCACCGTAAGAATATTTTGGCTGGATGATCAGTCCCAGCCGGAAGATCACCGCTATGCTTGGGCCTACCATATCAGCATAGAAAGTACGCGCGGAGACACGGTGCAACTCGTTTCCCGCAGTTGGGAAATCGTAGACGCCCTCGGTCGTACTGAGCATGTCCATGGAGACGGCGTCGTCGGTGAACAGCCCTTCATTTCACGTACCGAGCCTTATATTTACACGTCTGGCGCCATGCTCACGACGCCAAGCGGATTCATGCGTGGTGTCTACCACATGGTTGAACCCAGCACCGGCAAACGCTTTGACGTGAATATTCCAGTCTTCAGCCTGGATAGCCCACACCAATACGGCCTCATTCATTAA
- a CDS encoding DUF1543 domain-containing protein, with translation MTSDKNLFVFYLGGEAPKANIEVHDVQFAIAKNAKDAYPPLIERWFGTRASLHIDAYGVLKWADGYAISVRPTPSASKQKLYFINMGGYLPGALTEEHAFTFLVAASPEVAKARARKMLLTGHDHQHRDNLMEVDDCVLLDTIDGHFIHLEPSSDGTPIKAEWQGYQPI, from the coding sequence ATGACCAGCGATAAAAACCTATTTGTTTTTTACCTCGGCGGAGAAGCACCCAAAGCGAACATTGAAGTTCACGACGTGCAATTTGCCATAGCCAAAAACGCAAAAGACGCATACCCGCCTTTGATCGAACGCTGGTTCGGCACGCGCGCATCATTGCACATTGATGCGTATGGCGTGCTGAAATGGGCCGATGGCTATGCAATTTCCGTTCGTCCCACGCCGTCGGCATCAAAACAAAAACTCTATTTCATCAACATGGGTGGATATCTTCCCGGCGCTTTAACGGAAGAGCACGCTTTTACCTTCCTCGTCGCCGCCTCTCCTGAAGTTGCCAAAGCCCGTGCCCGGAAGATGCTGCTCACTGGGCACGACCATCAGCACCGCGACAATCTAATGGAAGTAGATGATTGCGTTTTACTCGACACAATCGATGGACATTTCATACACTTAGAGCCGAGCAGCGATGGAACCCCGATAAAAGCCGAGTGGCAGGGCTACCAACCCATATAA
- a CDS encoding cupin domain-containing protein, with translation MSSASADDHAGQTAHAEKLLQADHAWNGDAYTSYPQGKPQLTVLKITIAPHAALPWHEHPVPNAGYVLEGTLTIEDKASGKTKTFHKGEAFAESENDPHRGVAGDEPTVLLLTYAGTPGRPTSIPLAGEKNEY, from the coding sequence ATGTCGAGCGCGTCAGCTGATGATCATGCAGGGCAGACAGCGCATGCAGAAAAACTGCTGCAAGCGGATCATGCTTGGAATGGCGACGCTTACACATCCTATCCGCAAGGTAAGCCGCAACTGACAGTGCTCAAGATTACGATTGCTCCCCACGCAGCTCTACCATGGCATGAGCACCCCGTGCCGAACGCAGGCTATGTGCTGGAAGGCACTCTCACGATCGAAGATAAAGCAAGCGGAAAGACAAAAACGTTCCACAAAGGCGAGGCCTTTGCCGAGAGCGAAAATGATCCTCACAGGGGTGTTGCCGGGGATGAACCGACCGTATTGTTACTAACTTATGCCGGAACGCCCGGCAGACCCACCTCGATTCCCTTGGCAGGTGAAAAAAACGAGTACTAG